The proteins below come from a single Corylus avellana chromosome ca3, CavTom2PMs-1.0 genomic window:
- the LOC132174252 gene encoding uncharacterized protein LOC132174252, giving the protein MMTILKEMFREQSRAAKSDTMRTLLNIKMVEGSPMREHCLVMIAMLNTLELRLNELMDKKEYTFAELMNELIGAKNILKSKVIVNFAHASDKGPKGSKKHLKPVANLLSKSLRNMANGQKARKW; this is encoded by the exons ATGATGACAATCCTGAAAGAGATGTTTAGAGAGCAAAGTCGTGCTGCTAAGTCAGACACGATGAGAACTTTGTTAAATATAAAGATGGTTGAAGGATCTCCAATGAGGGAGCATTGTTTGGTGATGATAGCCATGCTCAACACACTAGAG TTAAGGCTAAATGAGTTGATGGACAAAAAGGAATACACATTTGCAGAACTGATGAATGAGTTGATCGGTGCGAAAAACATCCTAAAGTCCAAAGTCATAGTTAACTTTGCTCATGCTTCTGATAAAGGACCAAAAGGTTCAAAGAAGCATCTTAAACCAGTTGCAAACTTGTTGTCAAAAAGTTTAAGAAATATGGCAAATGGACAAAAGGCAAGAAAGTGGTAA